A window from Corynebacterium urealyticum DSM 7109 encodes these proteins:
- the pyrH gene encoding UMP kinase translates to MLKLGGEMFGGGAVGIDPDVVQNVARQIAEVANSGVQVAVVIGGGNFFRGAELQQRGLDRSRSDYMGMLGTVMNCLALQDFLQQEGVDCRVQTAIQMTQVAEPYLPLRADRHLEKGRVVIFGAGMGMPYFSTDTTAAQRALEIGCEVLLMAKAVDGVYSDDPRTNPDAELFHEINPQEVLERDLKVADATAFSLCKDNDMPILVFNLLEQGNIARACAGERIGTLVSSEVK, encoded by the coding sequence ATGTTGAAGCTGGGCGGTGAGATGTTCGGTGGGGGAGCCGTAGGCATCGACCCAGATGTCGTTCAGAACGTGGCACGCCAAATCGCTGAAGTCGCTAACAGCGGCGTGCAGGTGGCCGTGGTCATCGGCGGTGGAAACTTCTTCCGCGGCGCGGAGCTGCAGCAGCGCGGCCTCGACCGTTCCCGCTCCGACTACATGGGCATGCTGGGCACCGTCATGAACTGCCTCGCCCTGCAGGACTTCCTGCAGCAGGAGGGTGTGGACTGCCGCGTGCAGACCGCCATTCAGATGACCCAGGTCGCCGAGCCTTACCTCCCGCTGCGCGCGGACCGCCACCTCGAGAAGGGCCGTGTGGTCATCTTCGGCGCTGGCATGGGCATGCCGTACTTCTCCACCGACACCACCGCCGCTCAGCGCGCTCTGGAGATCGGCTGCGAGGTCCTGCTGATGGCTAAGGCGGTCGACGGTGTGTACTCCGATGACCCACGCACCAACCCGGACGCTGAGCTCTTCCACGAGATCAACCCCCAGGAGGTGCTCGAGCGCGACCTCAAGGTTGCAGACGCGACGGCCTTCAGCCTCTGCAAGGACAACGATATGCCAATCCTGGTGTTCAACCTCCTGGAACAGGGCAATATCGCCCGGGCCTGCGCCGGCGAGCGCATCGGCACGCTTGTCAGCTCCGAGGTGAAGTAG
- the tsf gene encoding translation elongation factor Ts produces MANYTAADVKKLREMTGSGMMDCKKALVEAEGDFDKAIEILRIQGAKDVGKRAERSASEGLIAVSGNTMIEVNAETDFVAKNQEFIDFANKVAQAADAANANSREELEAVEVDGVKAVDALQELSAKIGEKLELKRAVTLEGDKVAVYLHQRSADLPPAVGVLVAYEGENEEAARAAAMQVAALKASFLSTDDIPAETVAKEREIAEATAREEGKPEKALPNIIEGRLKGYFKDVVLLEQPSVTESKKTVKQVMDEAGVKLTGFVRYELGQA; encoded by the coding sequence ATGGCGAACTACACCGCTGCTGATGTCAAGAAGCTCCGCGAGATGACCGGCTCCGGCATGATGGACTGCAAGAAGGCTCTCGTCGAGGCTGAGGGCGACTTCGATAAGGCCATCGAGATCCTGCGTATCCAGGGTGCCAAGGACGTCGGCAAGCGCGCTGAGCGCTCCGCATCCGAGGGCCTGATCGCAGTCTCCGGTAACACCATGATCGAGGTCAACGCTGAGACCGACTTCGTGGCTAAGAACCAGGAGTTCATCGACTTCGCGAACAAGGTTGCTCAGGCTGCCGACGCTGCGAACGCAAACTCCCGTGAAGAGCTCGAGGCAGTCGAGGTCGACGGCGTGAAGGCTGTCGACGCCCTGCAGGAGCTCTCCGCCAAGATCGGCGAGAAGCTCGAGCTGAAGCGCGCTGTCACCCTGGAGGGTGACAAGGTTGCTGTTTACCTGCACCAGCGCTCCGCTGACCTGCCGCCGGCAGTTGGCGTGCTCGTCGCTTACGAGGGCGAGAACGAGGAGGCTGCACGCGCGGCCGCCATGCAGGTCGCTGCTCTGAAGGCTAGCTTCCTGTCCACCGATGACATCCCGGCTGAGACCGTCGCTAAGGAGCGCGAGATCGCCGAGGCTACCGCCCGCGAGGAGGGCAAGCCGGAGAAGGCTCTGCCGAACATCATCGAGGGTCGCCTGAAGGGCTACTTCAAGGACGTTGTCCTGCTGGAGCAGCCGTCCGTCACCGAGTCCAAGAAGACCGTCAAGCAGGTCATGGACGAGGCTGGCGTGAAGCTGACCGGCTTCGTGCGTTACGAGCTCGGCCAGGCCTAA
- the rlmN gene encoding 23S rRNA (adenine(2503)-C(2))-methyltransferase RlmN, producing the protein MATPVKLNFSAPRRGLPPKHFADLTAEQVEEAVVELGLPKFRAKQLYNQYYGRLEGDPLEMTDLPEASRQAVKEKLFPALMTPLRKLDADDGETRKTLWRLHDGTLLESVLMRYPGRATLCISSQAGCGMACPFCATGQGGLDRNLSVGEIVEQVRNAARAMRDGEVAGIEGRLSNIVFMGMGEPLANYKRVVEAVRQITQPEPHGFGISQRNVTVSTVGLAPAIRKLADEDMSVRLAVSLHTPDDELRDTLVPVNNRWSVEEVLDAAAYYAEKSGRRVSIEYALIRDINDQPWRADMLGKKLHKALGSKVHVNLIPLNPTPGSKWDASPKERQDEFVQRVIAQGVPCTVRDTKGQEIAAACGQLAAEEN; encoded by the coding sequence ATGGCTACCCCCGTGAAACTGAATTTTTCCGCACCTCGCCGCGGCCTTCCACCCAAGCACTTCGCCGACCTGACGGCTGAGCAGGTTGAGGAAGCAGTGGTGGAGCTTGGATTGCCGAAGTTCCGTGCGAAGCAGCTGTACAACCAGTATTACGGTCGACTCGAGGGCGATCCACTGGAGATGACGGACCTTCCGGAAGCCAGTAGGCAGGCCGTGAAGGAGAAGCTCTTTCCCGCGCTGATGACCCCGCTGCGCAAGCTCGATGCGGATGACGGCGAGACTCGCAAGACGCTCTGGCGCCTGCACGATGGAACGCTGCTGGAGTCCGTCTTGATGCGTTATCCAGGTCGTGCCACCTTGTGCATCTCCTCGCAGGCTGGCTGTGGCATGGCGTGTCCGTTCTGCGCGACAGGCCAGGGTGGGCTGGATCGCAACCTCTCCGTGGGCGAGATCGTGGAGCAGGTGCGCAACGCCGCCCGCGCGATGCGCGATGGTGAGGTCGCCGGCATCGAGGGCCGACTGTCAAACATCGTCTTCATGGGCATGGGCGAGCCGCTGGCTAACTACAAGCGCGTGGTCGAGGCCGTGCGCCAGATCACCCAGCCGGAGCCACACGGTTTCGGGATCTCCCAGCGCAACGTCACCGTGTCCACCGTGGGGCTGGCCCCGGCGATCCGCAAGCTCGCCGATGAGGACATGTCCGTCCGCCTGGCCGTTTCCTTGCACACCCCGGACGACGAGTTGCGCGACACCCTGGTCCCGGTCAATAACCGCTGGTCTGTCGAAGAGGTCTTGGACGCCGCCGCGTACTACGCGGAGAAGTCCGGTCGCCGCGTGTCCATCGAGTACGCGCTCATCCGCGACATTAACGACCAGCCGTGGCGCGCCGACATGCTGGGCAAGAAGCTCCACAAGGCACTGGGAAGCAAGGTGCACGTTAACCTCATTCCGCTCAACCCGACCCCGGGATCGAAGTGGGATGCGTCCCCGAAGGAACGCCAGGATGAGTTCGTCCAGCGCGTGATCGCCCAGGGCGTGCCGTGCACCGTGCGCGATACGAAGGGGCAGGAAATCGCCGCGGCCTGTGGTCAGCTGGCTGCCGAGGAGAACTAA
- a CDS encoding phosphatidate cytidylyltransferase, whose translation MPARIVSGHVAIRGQKCTHSFGAASGWPERRGAVAAHASNPASEPGGTSPREAAKPAKQINPGRNLKHAITTALILGAIVILSLLSPLLWYALLVVGMGLAVYEVWRRLLEAGYMLSLPVLVTGSTAMILLSWPFGPTGLVAGFASSVLLLMVTRLFHHGRHSPPHNYVRDMAVGVMVLTWIPMFGAFAAMLSRLESAGAPGAFYIITFMLCVVANDVGGYAFGVLFGKHPMAPAVSPKKSWEGFAGSVTSAAVVGALAVSLLLGGPWWLGIGLGVGLSVCATLGDLVESQFKRDLGIKDMSGMLPGHGGLMDRLDGMLPAAMVTWVVLNLIG comes from the coding sequence ATGCCCGCTCGCATTGTGAGCGGGCATGTCGCGATAAGAGGGCAAAAGTGCACACACTCATTTGGGGCTGCCTCTGGGTGGCCGGAAAGGCGAGGTGCGGTGGCAGCTCACGCGTCGAACCCTGCATCGGAACCCGGGGGCACGTCCCCTCGGGAGGCAGCTAAGCCTGCCAAGCAGATCAACCCTGGGCGAAACCTTAAGCATGCGATCACGACGGCGCTGATTCTCGGCGCCATCGTCATCCTTTCGCTGCTCTCGCCGTTGCTGTGGTACGCCCTGCTCGTCGTGGGCATGGGCCTGGCGGTCTACGAGGTCTGGCGCCGACTGCTGGAGGCCGGCTATATGCTGAGCCTTCCGGTGCTCGTGACGGGATCTACCGCGATGATCCTGCTCTCGTGGCCCTTCGGCCCTACGGGCCTGGTGGCAGGGTTTGCCAGCAGTGTGCTGTTGCTGATGGTCACCCGTCTGTTTCACCACGGCAGGCACTCGCCACCGCATAACTATGTGCGCGATATGGCGGTGGGGGTGATGGTGCTGACATGGATTCCGATGTTCGGAGCATTCGCTGCAATGCTTTCGCGGTTGGAGTCCGCCGGAGCCCCCGGGGCCTTCTACATCATCACCTTCATGCTCTGCGTGGTCGCCAACGATGTTGGCGGCTATGCGTTCGGCGTGCTCTTCGGCAAGCACCCCATGGCCCCTGCGGTGAGCCCGAAGAAGTCCTGGGAGGGCTTCGCAGGCTCGGTCACCAGCGCCGCCGTGGTCGGCGCGCTCGCGGTGTCTCTGTTGCTGGGTGGCCCCTGGTGGCTGGGGATCGGGCTGGGCGTGGGGCTATCCGTCTGCGCCACCCTGGGAGACCTGGTGGAATCCCAGTTCAAGCGGGACCTCGGCATCAAGGATATGTCCGGCATGCTGCCTGGACACGGTGGGCTGATGGACCGCCTCGACGGGATGCTGCCCGCGGCGATGGTGACCTGGGTGGTCCTCAACCTGATCGGCTAG
- a CDS encoding lipopolysaccharide assembly LapA domain-containing protein produces the protein MTNPGTNPQNPDFQPASEGLNESLAGEAPASAPVPSAEAEAAAGQSEMELAPASQPGQQKRAHQNVKGSVAGSTWAALIIGALLLILLLIFILQNQTEAQLVFFGWEWSFPIGIGMLIAAIAGALIMAMVGIVRMTQLRRQIKRGYK, from the coding sequence ATGACAAACCCAGGCACCAACCCTCAGAACCCTGATTTCCAGCCCGCGAGCGAAGGCCTCAACGAATCACTCGCCGGCGAGGCACCGGCCTCTGCTCCCGTCCCTTCTGCCGAGGCTGAGGCAGCTGCTGGACAATCCGAGATGGAACTCGCCCCAGCGTCACAGCCCGGTCAACAGAAGCGTGCCCACCAGAACGTGAAGGGCTCTGTGGCGGGCAGCACCTGGGCCGCGCTGATCATCGGCGCTCTCCTGCTGATCCTCCTGCTGATATTCATCCTGCAGAACCAGACGGAGGCCCAACTGGTCTTCTTCGGCTGGGAGTGGAGCTTCCCCATCGGCATCGGCATGCTGATCGCCGCCATCGCAGGAGCGTTGATCATGGCGATGGTCGGCATCGTCCGGATGACGCAGCTGCGCCGCCAGATCAAGCGCGGCTATAAGTAA
- a CDS encoding dimethyl sulfoxide reductase anchor subunit family protein — MFLQEWPLTFFTILSQMAVGAFIILGLIQVSSRRRVGAVADKDRAEAKAQALERVSDAALYAIGPLMVAGFIAAFFHLGNPMNGINVIRGVPSSPLAQEVMMGVGFAVLGFAFAATQWFHWGSSRLRFVLAIVTALWGLAFVWSMARLYMLPTIPHWDHWTTPAQFYVTTFLSGALAIGTALAWFPKLRDKPWLNKLMPANRRPADMSDAHVDYVNRLVQRSLQGIGVLSVLLLPIELFVIIFAYSRPESVNPAAFAFPTGWFVLRLALLIIGAGLMGLFLARTKRDDINLLLTLVMTSYILVTISEVIGRFIFYGGMDRIGI, encoded by the coding sequence GTGTTTCTGCAGGAATGGCCGCTGACCTTCTTCACGATCCTGTCCCAAATGGCCGTGGGCGCGTTCATCATCCTGGGGCTCATCCAAGTCAGCTCCCGCCGTAGGGTCGGGGCAGTGGCCGATAAAGACCGTGCCGAGGCCAAGGCACAGGCGTTGGAGCGGGTCTCGGATGCCGCGCTCTACGCGATTGGGCCGTTGATGGTCGCCGGCTTCATCGCCGCGTTCTTTCACCTGGGCAACCCGATGAACGGCATCAACGTGATCCGGGGTGTCCCGAGCTCTCCGCTCGCGCAGGAAGTCATGATGGGCGTGGGCTTTGCTGTGCTGGGCTTCGCCTTCGCCGCCACCCAGTGGTTCCACTGGGGCAGCTCACGGCTGCGCTTTGTGCTGGCGATCGTTACCGCGCTGTGGGGCTTGGCCTTCGTGTGGTCCATGGCGCGGCTCTATATGCTGCCAACCATCCCGCATTGGGATCACTGGACCACCCCGGCGCAGTTCTATGTGACCACCTTCTTAAGTGGCGCGCTCGCGATTGGCACGGCACTCGCGTGGTTCCCGAAGCTGCGGGACAAGCCCTGGCTGAATAAGCTCATGCCCGCCAACCGCCGCCCGGCAGACATGAGCGATGCCCACGTGGACTACGTCAACCGGCTGGTGCAGCGTTCGCTGCAGGGCATCGGCGTGCTCTCCGTGCTGCTGCTCCCGATCGAGCTCTTCGTGATCATCTTCGCCTATAGCCGCCCAGAATCGGTGAACCCCGCGGCCTTCGCCTTCCCGACCGGGTGGTTCGTCCTGCGGCTGGCCCTGCTGATCATCGGCGCTGGGCTGATGGGCCTATTCCTGGCGCGGACCAAGCGGGACGACATCAACCTGCTGCTCACGCTGGTGATGACCAGCTACATCCTCGTGACGATCTCTGAGGTCATCGGCCGCTTCATCTTCTACGGCGGCATGGACAGGATTGGGATTTGA
- the frr gene encoding ribosome recycling factor, whose product MMDEILLECEERMTSSVEFAREDLTTIRTGRANPAMFNSVIAEYYGVPTPITQMATISVPEARMMLIKPYEQSQIQVIENAIRNSDLGVNPTNDGQVLRVTIPQLTEERRREMVRQAKSKGEDAKIAIRNIRRHGMEQLAKIQKDGDAGEDEVRASENELEKITSNYVKQVDELVERKEEELMEV is encoded by the coding sequence ATGATGGACGAAATTCTCCTGGAATGCGAAGAGCGCATGACGAGCTCCGTCGAGTTCGCGCGCGAAGACCTCACGACGATCCGTACCGGGCGCGCTAACCCGGCCATGTTCAATAGCGTGATCGCCGAGTACTACGGTGTCCCGACGCCGATCACCCAGATGGCGACGATCAGCGTTCCCGAGGCGCGCATGATGCTCATCAAGCCCTATGAGCAGTCCCAGATCCAGGTCATTGAGAACGCGATTCGTAACTCTGACCTGGGCGTTAACCCGACCAACGACGGCCAGGTGCTGCGCGTGACGATCCCGCAGCTCACCGAGGAGCGCCGCCGCGAGATGGTGCGCCAGGCCAAGTCCAAGGGTGAGGACGCGAAGATCGCGATCCGTAACATCCGCCGTCACGGCATGGAACAGCTCGCGAAGATCCAGAAGGACGGCGACGCCGGCGAGGACGAGGTCCGCGCCAGCGAGAACGAGCTCGAGAAGATCACCTCGAACTACGTCAAGCAGGTCGACGAGCTTGTTGAGCGCAAGGAAGAGGAGCTGATGGAGGTCTAG
- a CDS encoding DMSO/selenate family reductase complex A subunit: MANLNKVTRRRFLGWSAAAGGAGALVASGAGDILSKQFLGIPAMGQEEANEKIVWSACTVNCGSRCPLRLKVRDGQIVQVMADNTGDAELGTQQIRACVRGRSIRHRIYNPDRLKTPLKRKPDTKRGDGEWIEISWEQALDEIAEKMKDIKSNYGNEAFYLQYGTGVIGATIARSWPPVETPFARLMNLWGGYLNHYSDYSTAQITSAYPYHYGEWIGSNSFDDVANSKLQVMFGNNPLETRMSGGGETFVTQKIKQEHGVKTIVIDPRQSETSVALADEWVALRPGTDAALVAGLIHVMLTENLQDQKFLDKYTVGFDEHTLPDSAPKNSSYRAYVMGKGPDGIEKTPQWAAKVTGVPADRITQLAREIAQAKPCAITQGWGPQRHANGENQARAIFLLAAVIGQIGIKGGGTGARESSANLGMASPFNTQHENPIETAIPVFGWTEAVERGEEMTATRDGVQGKDKLDVPIKMIWSYGGNANTNQHGDLNRTIELLRREDKAELIVVSDIQMSVSARYADYVLPDASTAEQEDVIQQGSAGNMEYTILASKAIEPIHNTKPIYEVCAELAERLGVGKKFTEGRTQEQWVKHTIAESAREIPELPSYEKLKEMGVWKRAGESVIPLKEFREDPVANPLETPSGLIEIYSEELAKLRKEWEFPNAAPGDEITALPEHVDTWEGPAEAHKAYTSGGKYPLQCIGHHTKGRTHSSYANVDWLRDDAHPQVLWINPLDARKRGIKNDDEVYAFNDRGRIKSVARVSPRIAPGVISVPQGSWFAPDGKGVDAGASVNTLTSWHPSPLGKGNAQHTTLVEVEKA; the protein is encoded by the coding sequence TTGGCTAATCTTAATAAAGTCACTCGACGGCGTTTTCTCGGTTGGTCGGCGGCTGCCGGTGGCGCCGGCGCTCTCGTCGCCTCGGGCGCGGGGGACATCCTGAGTAAGCAGTTCCTGGGCATCCCAGCGATGGGCCAGGAAGAGGCCAATGAAAAGATCGTGTGGTCCGCCTGCACCGTCAACTGTGGCTCGCGCTGCCCGCTTCGCCTCAAGGTGAGGGACGGTCAGATCGTCCAGGTCATGGCCGACAACACCGGCGACGCGGAACTGGGCACCCAGCAGATTCGCGCTTGCGTCCGCGGCCGTTCGATCCGGCACCGCATCTACAACCCGGACCGTCTGAAGACCCCGCTGAAGCGCAAGCCCGACACCAAGCGGGGCGACGGCGAGTGGATCGAGATCTCCTGGGAGCAGGCCCTCGACGAAATCGCCGAGAAGATGAAGGACATCAAGTCCAACTACGGCAACGAGGCCTTCTACCTGCAGTACGGCACCGGCGTCATTGGGGCGACGATCGCGCGTTCCTGGCCGCCCGTCGAGACACCCTTCGCGCGCCTGATGAACCTGTGGGGCGGTTACCTCAACCACTACTCGGACTACTCCACGGCTCAGATCACCTCGGCCTACCCGTACCACTACGGGGAATGGATCGGCTCGAACTCTTTCGACGACGTCGCGAACTCCAAGCTCCAGGTCATGTTCGGTAATAACCCGCTGGAAACCCGCATGTCGGGCGGTGGGGAAACCTTTGTAACCCAGAAGATCAAGCAGGAGCACGGGGTCAAGACCATCGTCATTGACCCGCGGCAGTCCGAAACCTCCGTCGCGCTCGCCGATGAATGGGTGGCTCTGCGCCCCGGCACTGATGCCGCGCTCGTCGCCGGGCTCATTCACGTCATGCTGACGGAGAACCTCCAGGACCAGAAGTTCCTCGACAAGTACACCGTTGGCTTCGACGAGCACACCCTGCCCGACTCGGCACCGAAGAATTCCTCCTACCGTGCCTACGTCATGGGCAAGGGGCCCGACGGCATCGAGAAGACCCCGCAGTGGGCCGCGAAGGTCACCGGGGTTCCAGCGGACCGCATTACCCAGCTAGCCCGCGAGATCGCCCAGGCTAAGCCCTGCGCCATCACCCAGGGCTGGGGGCCGCAGCGCCACGCCAACGGCGAGAACCAAGCCCGCGCCATCTTCCTACTCGCAGCCGTGATCGGGCAGATCGGCATCAAGGGCGGCGGCACCGGCGCGCGCGAAAGCTCCGCGAACCTCGGCATGGCCAGCCCCTTCAACACCCAGCACGAAAACCCGATCGAAACGGCGATCCCGGTCTTCGGCTGGACCGAGGCCGTCGAACGTGGCGAGGAGATGACCGCCACCCGCGACGGCGTGCAGGGCAAGGACAAGCTGGACGTTCCGATCAAGATGATCTGGTCCTACGGCGGAAACGCCAATACCAACCAGCACGGCGACCTCAATCGCACGATCGAGCTGCTGCGCAGGGAGGATAAGGCAGAACTCATCGTCGTCAGCGACATCCAGATGAGTGTGTCCGCCCGCTACGCCGACTACGTCCTGCCGGATGCGTCTACCGCCGAACAGGAGGACGTCATCCAACAGGGCAGTGCCGGGAACATGGAGTACACGATCCTGGCCTCCAAGGCCATCGAACCGATCCACAACACCAAGCCGATCTACGAGGTCTGCGCGGAGCTGGCCGAGCGCCTTGGGGTGGGCAAGAAGTTCACCGAGGGGCGCACCCAGGAGCAGTGGGTCAAGCATACGATCGCGGAATCTGCCCGCGAGATCCCCGAGCTGCCGAGCTACGAGAAGCTTAAGGAAATGGGCGTGTGGAAGCGGGCCGGCGAGTCGGTGATCCCGCTGAAGGAATTCCGCGAGGACCCCGTAGCCAATCCACTCGAGACCCCGTCGGGGCTGATCGAGATCTACTCCGAGGAGCTCGCGAAGCTGCGCAAGGAGTGGGAATTCCCGAACGCCGCCCCTGGCGATGAGATCACCGCGCTGCCGGAACACGTCGACACGTGGGAGGGCCCCGCGGAGGCGCACAAGGCATACACCAGCGGCGGCAAGTACCCGCTGCAGTGCATCGGCCACCACACAAAGGGCCGCACGCACTCGTCCTACGCAAACGTGGACTGGCTCCGGGACGACGCCCACCCCCAGGTGCTGTGGATCAACCCGCTGGACGCCCGCAAGCGGGGTATCAAGAACGACGACGAGGTCTACGCGTTCAACGACCGCGGCAGGATCAAGTCCGTTGCCCGAGTCAGCCCCCGCATCGCGCCCGGCGTGATCTCCGTTCCCCAGGGGTCCTGGTTTGCACCGGACGGCAAGGGAGTGGACGCCGGAGCCAGCGTTAACACGCTGACCAGTTGGCACCCATCCCCGCTGGGCAAGGGTAATGCCCAGCACACGACTCTCGTTGAGGTTGAGAAGGCCTAG
- a CDS encoding DMSO/selenate family reductase complex B subunit, which translates to MAKKNASQENQRLGFYFDQSLCNGCKACQIACKDKHDTPLGTNWRRVVEYSGGDWNLANGVFNHDTFTYYTSISCNHCEDPICAKVCPTTAMHKGEDGIVTVDPDKCIGCRYCEWACPYSAPQFNPETKQMSKCDLCADLRAEGEEPACVTACPSRALDWGPIDELREKYGDISAVAPLPDPSITKPNLVIRPHRDAKEWDTNHGEIMNRQEI; encoded by the coding sequence ATGGCTAAGAAGAACGCTTCCCAAGAAAACCAGCGGCTGGGTTTCTACTTCGACCAGAGCTTGTGCAACGGCTGCAAGGCCTGCCAAATCGCCTGCAAGGACAAGCACGATACCCCGCTGGGGACCAACTGGCGCCGGGTTGTGGAGTACTCCGGTGGGGACTGGAACCTCGCCAACGGGGTGTTTAACCACGACACCTTCACCTACTACACGTCGATCTCCTGCAATCACTGCGAGGACCCGATCTGCGCGAAGGTCTGCCCGACGACCGCGATGCACAAGGGGGAGGACGGGATCGTCACCGTCGACCCCGACAAGTGCATCGGCTGCCGCTACTGCGAGTGGGCCTGCCCTTACTCCGCGCCACAGTTCAACCCGGAGACCAAGCAGATGAGCAAGTGCGACCTGTGCGCCGATCTTCGAGCGGAGGGGGAGGAGCCCGCCTGCGTCACCGCCTGCCCGTCGCGTGCCCTGGACTGGGGCCCGATCGACGAGCTGCGGGAGAAGTACGGCGATATCAGCGCCGTCGCACCCCTGCCTGATCCGAGCATCACCAAGCCCAACCTCGTCATTCGCCCGCACCGCGATGCGAAGGAGTGGGATACCAACCACGGCGAGATCATGAATCGCCAGGAGATCTAG
- a CDS encoding 4Fe-4S dicluster domain-containing protein: MSEPTTNPELLSAEQRHRLYRWARDMNPDVVLVCAEAQLPRFNRNISPVLLPGCAGEDPSLGPALLACGAKRVRVLPCRDVHPERCAAGAELVEAPRGRVLRAAEYLDATQVPVSRRALIGLGALGDGEIVVDPNAPTMFRLAQAHQVLGTEPDTSIELDAPRLIASGCQACGVCTQMCPSSALELRVVDSVAHLSQDLSTCNGENTCVASCPYGALSSSGHLQLADLVDGDVRELTSFPVSQCRRCGADFPAGEGEDGTAKTLCPTCERTTADPFSSWLPPGFTLD; this comes from the coding sequence ATGTCCGAGCCAACCACTAACCCGGAGCTCTTAAGCGCGGAGCAGCGCCACCGCCTCTATCGGTGGGCGCGCGACATGAACCCCGACGTCGTGCTGGTGTGCGCCGAGGCTCAACTACCGCGTTTCAATCGGAATATCAGCCCCGTCCTCTTGCCGGGCTGCGCGGGTGAGGACCCCTCGCTGGGCCCCGCTCTGCTGGCCTGCGGGGCGAAGCGGGTGCGCGTCCTACCGTGCCGGGATGTCCACCCGGAACGCTGCGCGGCGGGTGCGGAACTGGTCGAAGCCCCTCGGGGGCGGGTGCTGCGCGCGGCGGAATACCTGGATGCAACCCAGGTGCCGGTGTCCCGGCGGGCGCTGATCGGCCTGGGCGCGCTGGGGGACGGGGAGATCGTGGTGGATCCGAACGCCCCGACGATGTTCCGGCTCGCCCAAGCGCACCAGGTGTTGGGAACCGAGCCCGACACCAGCATCGAGCTGGACGCCCCGCGCCTGATCGCCTCCGGCTGCCAAGCATGCGGGGTGTGCACCCAGATGTGCCCGAGTTCCGCCCTGGAGCTCAGGGTCGTGGATTCGGTGGCGCACCTCAGCCAGGACTTGAGCACCTGCAATGGCGAGAATACTTGTGTCGCCAGCTGCCCCTACGGCGCATTGAGCAGCAGTGGCCACCTGCAGCTGGCCGACCTGGTTGACGGGGACGTACGCGAACTCACTAGTTTCCCGGTCTCGCAGTGCCGCCGCTGCGGGGCGGATTTTCCGGCCGGGGAAGGGGAGGACGGCACGGCGAAGACCTTGTGCCCCACGTGCGAGCGCACCACCGCCGACCCGTTTTCCTCCTGGCTGCCTCCTGGCTTCACCCTCGACTAG
- a CDS encoding molecular chaperone, with amino-acid sequence MGAEQDLAAISEAALVVSQLFLAAPNPELRGALQDDDALAEWPLTDPQSQRGIAMLREAVREGNVDSHEDLERDHLYLFTGIGKPLAQPYESPYLSKEGLLFDEQTVAVREAYAAHGLRVPDPRVPDDHIGYEFAFVSHLAGQVAEGNAGALPALNSFVGQHLGCFAGEVAEGLREHARTVAYRALAELSEGVLAHVRANH; translated from the coding sequence ATGGGCGCCGAGCAGGACCTGGCGGCCATCTCGGAGGCCGCATTGGTGGTCTCCCAGCTTTTCCTGGCTGCCCCGAACCCCGAGCTGCGCGGGGCGTTGCAGGACGACGACGCGCTGGCCGAGTGGCCACTGACCGACCCCCAATCCCAGCGGGGGATCGCGATGCTGCGCGAGGCGGTGCGGGAGGGGAATGTCGATAGCCACGAGGATCTCGAGCGTGACCACCTCTACCTCTTCACCGGGATCGGCAAACCGCTGGCGCAGCCCTACGAGTCGCCATACTTGTCGAAGGAGGGGTTGCTCTTCGACGAGCAGACGGTTGCCGTCCGAGAGGCTTATGCGGCTCACGGTCTGCGGGTTCCGGACCCCCGGGTTCCGGATGATCACATCGGCTACGAATTTGCTTTCGTCTCCCACCTGGCAGGCCAGGTGGCAGAGGGCAACGCTGGAGCGCTGCCAGCTTTGAACAGTTTCGTGGGTCAGCACCTCGGGTGTTTCGCCGGCGAGGTGGCTGAGGGGCTCCGGGAGCACGCCCGGACCGTGGCCTACCGTGCCCTGGCCGAACTGAGCGAGGGAGTGTTAGCCCATGTCCGAGCCAACCACTAA